One region of Cucurbita pepo subsp. pepo cultivar mu-cu-16 chromosome LG03, ASM280686v2, whole genome shotgun sequence genomic DNA includes:
- the LOC111790491 gene encoding serine/threonine-protein kinase STY46-like, translating to MTTKMSQINILFAFDFASAAYIPTVKILEWGDGPVLRESFRQKVDAWHKLHHPNVTKFVGASTKAVSLQIPSKSKVSSMDHQNDSISPTACCVVVEYVPGGTLKELVMMKKKRKLPFKDAIHLALDLSKGLSYLHSNNIVHQDVKPENMLIDTHKTLKIADIGAARVKARNPKDTIEKTGTLEYMAPEVFEGNPYDIKSDVYSFGICSWEIYCCEMPYPNRSCAEISSGVVNQNLRPNIPACCPTSLANVMRKCWDGNPSERPAMHEVVQMLEAIDTSQGGGMVSPDHVPRSFCFRPSGSSPGP from the exons ATGACAACCAAGATGTCGCAGATAAACATCCTTTTCGCTTTTGATTTTGCTTCTGCTGCTTACATTCCGACAG TGAAGATATTGGAGTGGGGGGATGGCCCTGTTTTGAGGGAATCATTTCGGCAAAAAGTTGATGCTTGGCACAAGCTTCACCATCCTAATGTTACGAAA TTTGTTGgggcttcaacaaaagctgtAAGTCTTCAGAttccttcaaaatcaaaagtcTCTTCAATGGATCATCAAAACGACTCCATTTCACCTACGGCTTGTTGTGTTGTTGTTGAGTATGTTCCTGGTGGGACATTAAAAGAACtggtgatgatgaagaagaaaaggaaacttCCCTTTAAGGATGCCATTCACTTAGCTTTGGATCTCTCTAAAGG GCTTAGCTATCTACACTCCAACAACATTGTGCATCAAGATGTCAAACCTGAAAATATGTTGATAGATACTCACAAAACTCTTAAAATTGCTGATATTGGAGCTGCTCGTGTTAAAGCTCGGAATCCAAAAGATACAATTGAGAAAACTGGCACCCTTGAATACATGGCCCCAGAG GTTTTTGAAGGGAATCCGTACGATATAAAAAGTGATGTCTATAGCTTCGGAATTTGCTCGTGGGAAATTTACTGCTGCGAGATGCCATACCCCAATCGTAGTTGTGCTGAAATATCATCTGGAGTTGTTAATCAG AATCTGCGACCCAATATTCCGGCATGCTGCCCAACTTCTCTGGCAAACGTGATGAGGAAATGCTGGGATGGCAACCCATCCGAACGCCCTGCAATGCATGAGGTTGTCCAAATGTTGGAAGCTATTGATACAAGTCAGGGAGGGGGAATGGTTTCTCCTGACCATGTTCCTCGCAGCTTCTGTTTTAGGCCTTCTGGCTCGTCTCCTGGTCCGTAG
- the LOC111790471 gene encoding protein tesmin/TSO1-like CXC 2, which yields MDTPERNQIGTTAAPKFEDSPVFNYINNLSPIQPVKSIHTAQTFNSLSFSSLPSVFTSPHTSSYKESRFLRRRCYSDLSKPDFSSENGNKGVTGNVDELQVNSSAPDDKSESSTKLSSEPQALKSHSSRPDCDRPLPDSDDRAVSDPCVENNSGSGSSEAEGNRLVVSQTEEKEGTSYDWESLITEGADILIFSSPNGSEAIRLVQKPSSTLAQMMENDNANLSRMRIADPIESSGGQHEIEFSSSRAGEGCELKDMDQAIDDGISFPISSDSMSREITDEEVARYIADDCMPVSNLHRGMRRCLDFEAVVNRRKNMEDGSNGCSVSTHPEEKTTSMDKQLVPYKSGGVVTRYVLTGIGLHLNALATTSKDAKNLNHERFSSERQLNLPNSGGSCHSSSTGLDPLSTSIVTEQDMDPSGSGVQSEEDAAMASAYVLADDFNQNSPRRKRRRLEHAGETELSCKRCNCKKSKCLKLYCECFAAGVYCIEPCSCQDCFNKPIHEDTVLATRKQIESRNPLAFAPKVIRNSDSLPEPGDESNKTPASARHKRGCNCKKSNCLKRYCECYQGGVGCSISCRCEGCKNAFGIKDGSSLLGLETGLEEEETEANQMSVMDKALQGPEIQNNEEQNPGSAIPSTPLQLPRQLVPLPFSARSNPLRSSFLNVGSSSGFYAGYKHEKPNTTPVSDDAIPNILRGDGSPGAGVKTDSPNSMRISPPQSDFGLSPLPRTGRKLILQSIPSFPSLTPQH from the exons ATGGACACTCCGGAGAGGAATCAGATCGGCACGACGGCGGCCCCTAAATTTGAG GATTCCCCAGTTTTCAACTACATCAATAATCTTTCTCCGATTCAACCTGTCAAGTCCATACATACTGCACAGACCTTCAACTCTCTTAGTTTTTCATCCCTTCCATCGGTTTTTACTTCGCCGCATACCAGTTCTTACAAGGAATCTAGATTCTTAAGAAG GCGCTGTTATTCAGATCTATCAAAACCAGACTTTTCTTCTGAAAATGGGAATAAAGGTGTTACAGGGAATGTGGATGAACTGCAGGTTAACTCTAGTGCACCAGATGACAAATCTGAATCGTCTACCAAGCTGTCTTCTGAGCCACAAGCGTTGAAGAGCCATTCTTCTCGTCCAGATTGTGACCGACCGCTACCTGATAGTGACGACCGAGCTGTAAGTGACCCTTGTGTTGAAAATAACTCCGGAAGTGGATCATCTGAAGCTGAAGGGAATAGGCTGGTGGTCAGCCAAACTGAAGAAAAAGAGGGGACAAGTTATGACTGGGAAAGTTTAATTACTGAAGGCGCTGATATTTTGATATTCAGCTCCCCCAATGGCTCAGAGGCTATCAGACTTGTTCAGAAACCATCAAGCACCTTGGCTCAGATGATGGAAAATGACAATGCCAATCTGTCAAGGATGAGAATTGCTGATCCAATAGAATCTAGTGGTGGACAGCATGAAATAGAGTTTTCGTCGTCTCGAGCTGGAGAGGGTTGTGAACTAAAAGATATGGACCAGGCAATAGATGATGGCATTTCCTTTCCAATTTCAAGTGACTCTATGAGTAGGGAAATAACAGATGAAGAGGTGGCTAGATATATAGCAGATGATTGTATG CCGGTATCTAATTTGCATCGGGGTATGCGCCGCTGTCTGGACTTCGAGGCTGTAGTCAATCGAAGAAAAAACATGGAAGATGGTTCAAATGGTTGTTCTGTGTCGACGCATCCAGAAGAGAAGACGACATCCATGGATAAACAACTTGTTCCTTATAAATCTGGTGGTGTTGTTACTCGATACGTTTTAACTGGAATAGGCTTACACTTGAATGCTTTGGCAACAACTTCAAAGGATGCCAAAAATCTCAATCATGAAAGGTTCTCATCTGAGAGGCAACTGAACTTGCCTAATTCAGGTGGTTCGTGTCATTCGTCTTCAACTGGTCTGGATCCGCTCTCGACTTCGATTGTTACCGAACAAGACATGGATCCTTCAGGGAGTGGGGTTCAAAGTGAGGAAGATGCTGCTATGGCTTCTGCATATGTACTTGCTGATGATTTCAATCAAAATAGTCCCAGAAGGAAGAG GCGTAGGTTGGAACACGCTGGAGAAACTGAGTTATCATGCAAACGCTGTAATTGTAAAAAGTCTAAGTGTTTAAAACT TTACTGTGAATGCTTTGCAGCAGGAGTCTACTGCATTGAGCCATGTTCATGTCAAGATTGCTTTAACAAACCTATTCATGAAGATACTGTTCTTGCAACTCGTAAGCAGATTGAATCTCGCAATCCGCTCGCATTTGCTCCCAAAGTGATCAGGAACTCGGATTCTCTTCCAGAACCCggg gATGAATCTAACAAAACCCCAGCATCTGCACGCCATAAAAGAGGATGCAACTGCAAGAAATCAAACTGCCTTAAGAGATATTGTGAATGCTATCAG GGTGGTGTTGGATGCTCCATCAGTTGCAGATGTGAGGGGTGTAAAAATGCATTTGGAATAAAGGATG gGTCTTCTCTTTTGGGATTAGAAACTGGactagaagaagaagaaacagaagcAAACCAAATGAGTGTAATGGACAAAGCCTTGCAAGGCCCTGAAATCCAAAACAATGAAGAGCAGAACCCAGGTTCTGCTATTCCCTCAACTCCATTACAACTTCCCAG GCAATTGGTTCCCCTGCCATTCTCTGCTAGGAGCAACCCACTGCGTTCTTCTTTTCTAAACGTCGGATCCTCATCAGGATTTTATGCTGGCTACAAACATGAAAAGCCAAACACTACGCCCGTTTCGGACGATGCAATACCGAACATTCTTCGTGGCGATGGCTCTCCTGGTGCAGGCGTGAAGACTGATTCCCCCAACAGTATGAGGATATCTCCTCCTCAGAGTGACTTCGGCTTATCGCCATTGCCACGAACAGGTCGGAAACTGATATTGCAGTCTATTCCATCTTTCCCTTCGCTCACCCCTCAACACTGA
- the LOC111790467 gene encoding protein NETWORKED 1A-like — MATLLHSESRRLYSWWWDSHISPKNSKWLQENLTDMDANVKAMIRLIEEDADSFSRRAEMYYNKRPEVIKVVEEFNRAYRALAERYVPATAELDDAHETMPQAMPPSDAEAHTPAVHLPNHAPHDKGDLHKELGSSSSTNRLPLRMTGNNDGETNTRVSKAGLKELNEMFASEGSTELQVVRREGEFDGHNLHRVPFQLIRNICVLKPPILWLSERDEKLDSELQSLRKRLNEMEAEKEAFFVKYQNSLEKLSSLEKELSSTQKDASGLDERASKAEIEIKILKEALQDLKAEKNAGLLQYNQCLQNISSLEKLLSDSQQDAEGHKERTAKAEIEAHNLEQQLSRLAAEKEVSLVQYEQCLKKISALENKISVSEDYARTLDERMNRSETEVKILKRALDALNEEKEIASRQYEQCLEKIAKMETEISHAQDELVMANAKLETTEERCGHLEQSNHSLQFEADNLVHMIVIKDQELAETRDELKKLQTLMNELTFSSNTSMKNLEDQLSGLMEMKEKLEEVVSKKEEQRKLLEKEIDHLRDEINESSVRYQRIMRQLEEENAKLREACEKNRNEIEALHEKLSYMDKLEKENLSFLIECEQYEEASKLSDKVIAELEGENMEQQVEVEFMYNEINKLRGGIRKVLMALQIDQVEERILIVDILARIEDLKTSVFKNKDEKQRLLVQNSVLLTLLKQLSLESEELKENFMQDQLAMHEQDKQNLIIQETIAFNILSSIFESFKTEKFLEIERLVQDICHLQVVNSETREEVVKLAEKSQSKDVENLRLNGSVEKLAKELHETKALNDELNHQILLGNDLLRLEAQKLSETEEELKNSQNFNMKLSDTVEELKMEGEETMMIKQNLENENLELKEKCLSQENRIQCLGEVNENLKSEVDLLNKEIEKCKIREECLSLELQERRDEFELWEAEATAFYFDNQISSIREVLYENKVHELVHACENARDEDAEKDMEIEKLRERVSFLEIEVGEMEAELSAYKPAIAALREDVESLKHIVLPQGEETTAHVHQRSCNVYKDEILDLQEIGAMIKVVEKAVIEEKKKLHKEAAEVHVEDLRSEGTSRREATTEDGITDNPKARKNKPENEMVMKDIPLDRESDSSFQRRSRRESSETNEQMLKLWEIAAQNCDQNLIDSSPQSPSDPQVEYPQLEQSPSSSIRERIRRGRKGKILERIDSYVDQLTGLLTSVRDLKKRIEVNIFEMAPNNEYDTVEKHVKEVEEDIFQQMNINDQLKQNLERSPSFFERMPSIEIEATGNIPLSKLREQARRGSVKIQQLQFEVESIQRVVLKLEAEKKPKGKSTLPGSSKPRVILSDFICRSRKRRERWKKPCSCGCMRPSTHGD; from the exons ATGGCAACCTTGTTGCATTCTGAATCTCGGCGCTTATATTCTTGGTGGTGGGATAGCCATATTAGCCCCAAGAACTCAAAATGGCTACAGGAGAATCTTACAG ACATGGATGCCAATGTAAAAGCAATGATCAGACTCATTGAAGAAGATGCAGACTCCTTTTCAAGAAGAGCAGAAATGTACTATAACAAACGTCCAGAGGTTATAAAAGTAGTTGAGGAGTTCAACCGAGCCTACCGTGCTTTAGCTGAACGATATGTCCCTGCAACTGCAGAGCTTGATGATGCACATGAAACCATGCCCCAAGCAATGCCTCCTTCTGATGCTGAAGCCCACACACCAGCAGTCCACCTCCCAAATCATGCACCGCATGACAAAGGTGACTTGCACAAGGAGTTGGGGAGTTCGTCATCAACGAATCGACTTCCATTAAGAATGACGGGAAATAACGATGGGGAAACTAATACTCGTGTAAGTAAAGCGGGTTTGAAAGAGCTCAATGAGATGTTTGCATCAGAGGGAAGCACTGAACTGCAAGTAGTTCGTCGTGAAGGTGAATTCGATGGCCATAACTTGCATAGAGTGCCCTTTCAGTTAATAAGGAACATTTGTGTTCTCAAACCTCCAATTCTGTGGTTGTCTGAAAGAGATGAAAAATTGGATTCTGAACttcaaagtttaagaaaaagacTGAATGAGATGGAAGCTGAAAAGGAAGCTTTCTTTGTTAAATATCAGAATTCTTTGGAAAAGCTATCCAGCCTAGAGAAAGAACTTAGTTCTACTCAAAAAGATGCCAGTGGACTCGACGAACGAGCGAGCAAAGCTGAAatcgaaataaaaatattgaaggaAGCCCTTCAAGATTTGAAAGCAGAGAAGAATGCAGGCCTTCTACAATATAATCAATGTTTGCAAAACATATCTAGCCTAGAAAAGCTATTATCTGACTCCCAACAAGATGCTGAAGGACATAAAGAGAGAACCGCTAAGGCCGAAATTGAAGCTCACAACCTTGAGCAACAACTTTCCAGATTAGCAGCTGAAAAGGAAGTCAGTCTTGTTCAGTATGAGCAATGCCTAAAGAAGATATCTGCTTTAGAGAATAAAATCTCTGTTTCTGAAGATTATGCAAGAACGCTCGATGAACGAATGAATCGTTCAGAGACTGAAGTGAAAATACTGAAGAGAGCTCTCGACGCTCTGAATGAAGAGAAGGAAATAGCATCTCGCCAGTATGAGCAGTGCTTGGAGAAAATTGCCAAGATGGAAACTGAAATATCTCATGCTCAAGATGAACTTGTGATGGCTAATGCAAAACTGGAGACAACAGAAGAAAGGTGTGGTCATTTGGAGCAGTCAAACCATTCACTGCAGTTTGAAGCAGACAACCTTGTACACATGATTGTTATTAAGGATCAAGAGCTTGCAGAAACACGAGATGAGCTGAAGAAACTGCAGACTCTAATGAATGAACTGACTTTTTCTTCcaatacttcaatgaagaatTTGGAGGATCAATTATCTGGCTTGATGGAGATGAAAGAGAAGCTTGAAGAGGTTGTTTCTAAAAAAGAAGAGCAGAGAAAGTTGCTCGAGAAAGAGATCGATCATTTGAGAGACGAAATTAACGAATCGAGTGTAAGATACCAGCGCATAATGAGACAATTGGAAGAGGAGAATGCCAAGCTGAGGGAGGCCTGTGAAAAGAACAGGAACGAGATAGAAGCACTTCATGAAAAACTCAGTTATATGGATAaacttgaaaaggaaaatttgtcTTTCCTTATTGAATGTGAACAATATGAAGAAGCATCCAAGTTATCAGATAAAGTTATTGCTGAATTGGAAGGCGAAAATATGGAGCAACAAGTTGAAGTAGAATTTATGTACAatgaaatcaataaattaagaGGAGGAATCCGTAAGGTATTAATGGCTCTTCAAATTGACCAAGTTGAAGAGAGGATTCTGATAGTGGATATTTTGGCCAGAATTGAGGATTTGAAAACGTCCGTGTTCAAAAACAAGGACGAGAAGCAGCGACTGCTCGTTCAGAACTCGGTTTTATTAACTCTTCTCAAGCAACTGAGTTTAGAGAGTGAAGAACTGAAAGAAAACTTTATGCAGGATCAACTAGCAATGCATGAACAAGACAAGCAGAATTTAATCATTCAGGAAACAATTGCTTTCAACATCCTATCGTCGATTTTCGAAAGCTTCAAAACCGAGAAATTCTTGGAAATCGAAAGGCTTGTTCAAGACATCTGTCATCTCCAAGTGGTTAATTCTGAGACaagagaagaagttgtgaagTTGGCAGAGAAATCTCAGTCGAAGGACGTTGAAAATTTGCGTTTAAACGGATCCGTAGAGAAATTGGCTAAGGAGTTACATGAAACAAAAGCTTTGAATGATGAACTCAACCATCAAATTTTACTTGGAAATGATTTACTGAGGTTGGAGGCTCAAAAGCTGTCTGAAACAGAGGAGGAGcttaaaaattcacaaaacTTCAACATGAAACTGTCTGATACTGTTGAGGAGCTCAAGATGGAAGGTGAAGAAACAATGATGATCAAACAGAATCTAGAGAATGAGAATCTTGAACTTAAAGAAAAGTGCTTAAGCCAGGAGAATCGGATTCAATGCCTCGGTgaagtaaatgaaaatttgaaatctgaAGTTGATTTATTGAACAAGGAGATAGAGAAATGCAAGATTAGAGAGGAGTGTCTGAGTCTAGAGCTACAGGAGAGAAGAGATGAGTTTGAGCTCTGGGAAGCTGAAGCCACGGCATTTTACTTTGATAATCAAATCTCGTCGATACGGGAGGTTTTATACGAGAATAAGGTACACGAACTTGTCCATGCTTGTGAAAATGCTCGGGATGAGGACGCTGAAAAAGATATGGAGATTGAAAAACTCAGAGAAAGAGTAAGTTTCCTGGAAATTGAAGTCGGAGAAATGGAGGCAGAGTTGTCTGCATATAAGCCAGCCATAGCTGCTCTGAGGGAGGATGTAGAATCACTCAAGCATATTGTTCTTCCTCAG GGCGAGGAAACCACAGCTCATGTTCATCAGAGGAGCTGTAATGTCTACAAAGATGAGATATTGGATTTGCAGGAGATTGGGGCCATGATAAAAGTAGTGGAGAAGGCTGTGAtcgaggaaaagaaaaaacttcaCAAAGAAGCTGCTGAAGTACATGTCGAAGACCTCAGATCAGAAGGAACGTCGCGTCGAGAAGCGACAACGGAGGATGGAATTACTGATAATCCTAAGGCAAGAAAGAACAAACCTGAGAATGAAATGGTAATGAAAGATATTCCACTGGATCGTGAATCAGATAGTtctttccagagaagaagcaGAAGGGAAAGTAGTGAGACCAATGAGCAAATGCTTAAGTTGTGGGAAATTGCTGCGCAGAATTGTGACCAGAATTTGATTGATAGCTCGCCACAAAGCCCCTCAGACCCACAAGTTGAGTACCCACAGTTGGAGCAATCCCCCAGCAGCAGCATTAGAGAACGAATCCGAAGAGGCCGAAAAGGAAAGATCTTAGAGAGAATTGATTCATATGTCGATCAGTTGACAGGTCTTCTAACAAGTGTTCGAGATTTGAAAAAGAGAATTGAAGTGAACATCTTCGAAATGGCTCCAAACAATGAATACGACACGGTTGAGAAACACGTAAAAGAAGTCGAGGAAGACATATTTCAGcaaatgaatatcaatgaTCAACTGAAGCAGAATTTGGAACGCAGTCCCTCGTTTTTCGAGCGAATGCCATCAATAGAAATCGAGGCCACTGGAAACATCCCCTTGAGCAAACTAAGAGAGCAGGCACGAAGAGGATCTGTAAAGATACAACAACTCCAGTTCGAGGTAGAGAGCATTCAGCGCGTTGTGCTGAAACTCGAAGCCGAGAAGAAACCAAAAGGGAAGAGCACATTACCGGGGAGTAGTAAACCTCGGGTTATTCTGAGTGATTTCATCTGCAGAAGCCGAAAACGGAGGGAAAGATGGAAGAAACCATGTTCTTGTGGATGTATGAGACCTTCTACGCATGGAGACTGA
- the LOC111790495 gene encoding 40S ribosomal protein S3a-like, which produces MAVGKNKRISKGKKGGKKKATDPFAKKDWYDIKAPSVFTVKNVGKTLVTRTQGTKIASEGLKHRVFEVSLADLQDDEEHAYRKIRLRAEDVQGRNVLTNFWGMNFTTDKLRSLVRKWHTLIEAHVDVKTTDNYTLRMFCIGFTKRRPNQVKRTCYAQSSQIRQIRRKMREIMVNQAASCDLKELVRKFIPESIGKEIEKATSSIYPLQNVFIRKVKILKAPKFDLGKLMEVHGDYSEDVGVKVERPADEAAAEEATEVVGA; this is translated from the exons ATGGCCGTCGG CAAGAACAAGCGGATTTCGAAGGGAAAGAAGGGAGGCAAGAAGAAAGC CACCGATCCATTTGCCAAGAAGGATTGGTATGATATCAAGGCTCCTTCAGTTTTCACTGTTAAGAATGTTGGAAAGACTCTTGTTACGCGCACGCAGGGTACCAAG ATTGCATCTGAAGGACTCAAACATAGAGTCTTCGAGGTCTCGTTGGCTGATCTTCAGGATGATGAGGAGCATGCTTACAGGAAGATTCGATTGAGAGCAGAAGATGTTCAAGGGAGGAATGTCCTGACAAATTTCTGG GGAATGAACTTCACTACTGACAAATTGAGGTCTTTAGTACGCAAGTGGCATACTTTGATTGAAGCTCATGTGGATGTCAAAACCACAGACAATTACACCCTTCGAATGTTTTGCATTGGATTCACTAAGAGAAGGCCAAACCAGGTGAAAAGAACCTGTTATGCGCAATCCAGCCAGATCAGGCAG ATCCGCcggaaaatgagagagatcaTGGTAAACCAGGCGGCCTCTTGTGATTTGAAGGAATTGGTTCGCAAGTTCATTCCAGAGTCAATTGGCAAGGAGATCGAAAAGGCAACATCAAGTATCTACCCTCTTCAAAATGTGTTTATCCggaaagttaaaattttgaaagctcCCAAATTCGATCTTGGGAAGTTAATGGAG GTTCACGGCGACTACTCAGAAGACGTTGGCGTGAAGGTTGAGAGACCGGCCGACGAAGCGGCGGCAGAGGAGGCTACTGAAGTTGTTGGAGCTTGA
- the LOC111790291 gene encoding leucine-rich repeat extensin-like protein 6: MKTSSFPLPKSLLLISILTLLSNPSYQATPPPPSPPPPPFLPNPRLLKAYTALQAWKHAITADPNNFTADWYGPNVCNYSGIFCASAPDDPYILTVAGIDLNHANLSGTLPDDLGLLTDLALFHINSNRFCGTVPESFRCLTRLFELDLSNNGFSGEFPSAILSLAALKFLDIRFNKFHGDLPSPLFDMKLDALFINNNDFKFSLPENIGNSPVSVLVFANNNINGCLPSSLSNMNNTLNEIIITNSGLNGCLPPEFGSLSNLVVFDVSDNNLVGPLPETMAGMKKLEQLNVAHNQLSGEIPASICSLPKLQNFTYSYNFFCGEPSVCLKLQASDDQKNCLPERPLQRSPEECKAFYSYSVDCGVFGCTHRPPPPPPPPPPPPPPPPPPPPPPPPPPPPPPPPYYQYP; encoded by the coding sequence ATGAAAACCTCAAGCTTCCCTCTCCCAAAATCTCTCCTCCTCATCTCCATTCTCACCCTCCTCTCCAACCCTTCATATCAAGCGACTCCCCCGCCGccatcgccgccgccgccgccattTCTCCCCAACCCGAGGCTTCTCAAGGCCTACACTGCTCTCCAAGCTTGGAAACATGCCATCACTGCCGACCCAAACAACTTCACCGCTGACTGGTACGGCCCCAACGTATGCAACTACTCCGGCATTTTCTGTGCCTCCGCTCCCGACGACCCCTATATCCTCACCGTCGCCGGGATCGACCTCAACCATGCCAACCTGTCGGGCACCCTACCCGACGACCTCGGCCTCCTGACCGACCTTGCTCTGTTCCACATCAACTCCAATCGCTTCTGCGGTACTGTCCCCGAGTCCTTCCGGTGCCTCACTCGCCTATTCGAGCTCGATCTCAGCAACAATGGCTTCTCCGGCGAATTCCCTTCtgcaattctctctcttgctGCTCTCAAATTCCTCGATATTCGATTCAACAAATTCCATGGGGATCTCCCTTCTCCCCTGTTTGACATGAAACTCGATGCTCTGTTCATCAATAATAACGATTTCAAATTCTCCTTACCGGAAAACATCGGCAATTCCCCTGTTTCTGTTCTGGTTTTTGCTAATAACAACATCAATGGCTGCCTCCCTTCCAGTTTATCCAACATGAACAATACACTCAATGAAATTATAATCACGAATAGTGGGTTGAATGGGTGTTTGCCGCCGGAATTTGGGTCGTTGAGCAATCTCGTCGTCTTCGATGTCAGTGACAACAATCTTGTCGGACCACTGCCGGAGACGATGGCCGGAATGAAGAAATTGGAGCAGCTAAATGTCGCACATAACCAATTATCCGGTGAAATTCCGGCAAGTATTTGCTCGTTGCCAAAATTGCAGAATTTCACGTACTCGTATAATTTCTTCTGCGGTGAGCCGTCAGTGTGCCTGAAACTTCAGGCCAGCGATGACCAGAAAAATTGTTTGCCGGAAAGGCCACTGCAACGTTCGCCGGAGGAATGTAAAGCTTTCTACTCTTACTCTGTTGACTGCGGCGTCTTTGGTTGTACTCATCGGCCGCCCCCGCcgccacctcctcctcctccgccccCGCCTCCGCCTCCAcctccgccaccgccacctccacctccgccgccgccaccgccaccaccgTATTATCAGTATCCATAG